Within the Oncorhynchus clarkii lewisi isolate Uvic-CL-2024 chromosome 2, UVic_Ocla_1.0, whole genome shotgun sequence genome, the region GAAGTGCTGAGGAGGCAGATCCGAGCTGAGCTGACGAAGGGCCTGGAAGAGGAGATGAAAGTGAAGCGGCAAGAGTTTGAAAAACAGTGAGGAGACCCACATAAATCATAAAGGGCTGTTTTCCCAGACACAGGTTAAGCCGAGTACTGGACTAAAACACAAGCTCAGTGGAATATctcatttcaaatactttttcAAAGTGGTCCTAGGAATAGCCTTTTTAGGGAGGTCTGAacttctgtgtctctgtctatctataggtTGTATGAGGTGAAGGTCCAGGCCAGAGCCCAGGCTCAGGCTGTAGCCCAGGCTCAGATCCAGGAGGAGGTTAAGAAAATCCTGGATGTGGAGAAGGCATCGCAGGGAGAGAACCTGATGGCGGCCATAGAGAAGGAACGCATGACCACAGAGGATGAGAGACTCATGGCCCAGCTCTACGTAAGACACAGCACTAGATACAGTGGTGGATGTGCAAGCTTGAATATAAGCAATGCCTGAAATGCTAACTAAGTACAGTCAGACTGGTCTGTCAACTTAACCAGAACTACATAGCCATTTGCCTCTAATTGTGTTCACTAAAATATATTTGCTCTTCTGTAGTTTGAAATATTTGCATGAGGTTTGTCTGTGTACTTTCTGTCTGATCATGACTAATGTTACAGAGTACTTGGATTTATCTATTGTTTCATTCTGTCTAAAATGCTTGCGAAGGCCTTGCAAGTAAGTGTTTTAGCTGTTTCCATAAAAGGTCTGCCTGATGTTGGTAATATTTTGTGCATGACTGCTTGTGGCTTGTTTGGCGAGCtgaattcaaatcaaaatcaaatcaaatcaaatgtatttatatagcccttcgtacatcagctgatatctcaaagtgctgtacagaaacccagcctaaaaccccaaacagcaagcaatgcaggtgtagaagcacggtggctaggaaaaactccctagaaaggccaaaacctaggaagaaacctagagaggaaccaggctatgtggggtggccagtcctcttctggctgtgccgggtggagattataacagaacatggccaagatgttcaaatgttcataaatgaccagcatggtcgaataataataaggcaaacagttgaaactggagcagcagcacggccaggtggactggggacagcaaggagtcatcatgccaggtagtcctgaggcatggtcctagggctcaggtcctccgagagagagaaagaaagagagaaggagagaattagagaacgcacacttagattcacacaggacaccgaataggacaggagaagtactccagataaaacaaactgaccctagccccccgacacaaactactgcagcataaatactggaggctgagacaggatgggtcaggagacactgtggccccatccgaggacacccccggacagggccaaacaagaaggatataaccccacccactttgccaaagcacagcccccacaccactagagggatatcttcaaccaccaacttaccatcctgagacaaggatTGCTCCTATTCTGTTGGCACGAGATCACCTCTTAGGGTGAGCCAGGTGATTTGCCCAGGAAAACAGGCAAAGGTACCACTCCTTACCCCCTGCCACCACTAATGAGCTTGGCTGCAGCTGGCCCATACAGCTCACCCAGATTTGTGGACAGAGCACTGGTCAGTTGACTGCCAGGCTGGCAAGTTGAGTTCAGAGCAGATCCCAAAGGGATGGCTTGTTGTTTGCTTCTGCTATGAAATAGAATGGCATGACGCTGCATCTTGGAGGTCTGCATTTCCCCTTTGACCTGTAAAGATCCTAGTTCTCACCAATCCGTCTTCATCTTCCTTCCTGTTCTGCTATCTTGTTTCAGTGGATAGAGCTTAAGGTAAGACAAGGGAGTGATCCTACTTCATGCATTCCTTGAAGATCATCTATTCACTATTCAGTTATATGATTTTTGTGTTGAATATTTGATTTTCATTGTCATCTCACTCAGGCTGTCATTTAGTAGGAAAGAAGAAATTACTTTATGCTCcgttatatataaatatatgatcTCTGTCCTTCTCAGGCCCACAAACTGGTGGAGAAAGAGAACCAGGTGAAGAAACAAGATGCACTCTTCAGGGAACAGGTCGCCAAGCTGGAAGAAAAGGTACACGACACACGGACATACAaacgtctctcacacacacacacacacacacatggccacaGCCTCTGTTATTATTCCTGTCATATTGTGTTATTACTGTACACACTGTAGAAAGGTTTGTGGTCATATGCACATCCTTAAAGGTAGGTGCTGGACTAAGGAAGGATCCTAGAGAAGAATAAAGGCCCGTACACTGAATATGCTCCCAATTGCCACCTTTTTATTGACTTGTTTTGTTTTGACTTGACTTGTTTTGAATGTTTAGATCCAAAAAGCATCTTCTTCAGGTCAAAATGACTGTGCATACTGCGTTGCAGCATTGCATCTACAGttgaggtcagaagtttacatacacttagcaaccactccacaaatttttatagttttggcaagtcggttaggacatctgctttgtgcatgacgcaagtaatttttccaacaattgtttagacagattatttcacttataattcactgtatcacaattccagtgggtcagaagtttacgtacactaagttgactgtgccttttaaacagcttggaaaattccagaaaattatgtcatggctttagaagcttctgataggctaattgacatcatttgagtcaattggaggtgtacctgtggatgtatttgaaggcctaccttaaaactcagtgcctctttgcttgacatcatgggaaaatcaaaagaaatcagccaagacttcagaaaaaaaattgtagacctccacaagtctggttcatccttgggagcaatttccaaacgcctgaaggtaccacgttcatctgtacaaacaatagtatgcaagtataaacaccatacaATCATCATAcaatttggagaaatgtcctctggtctgatgaaacaaaaaaataactgtttggccataatgaccatcgttatgtttggaggaaaaaggaggaggcttgcaaaccgaaggacaccatcccaaccgtgaagcacgggggtggcagcatcatgttgtgggggtggtttgctgtaggagggactggtggtacacttcacaaaataggttgcatcatgagggaggaaaattatgtggatatattgaagcaacatctcaagacatcagtcaggaagttaaagcctggtcacataggtcttccaaatggacaatgaccccaagcatacttccaaagttgtggcaaaatggcttaagtaccacaaagtcatggtattggagtggccatcacaaagccctgacctatagaaaatttgtgggcaaaactgaaagagcgtgtgtgagcaaggaggcctacaaacctgactcggttacaccagctctgtcaggaggaatgggccaaaattcacccaacttattgtgggaagcttgtggaaggctacccaaaacatttgacccaagttaaacaatttaaagctaatgcaaccaaatactaattgaatgtaacttcggacccactgagaatgtgatgaaagaaataaaagctgaaataattttttatgggattaaatgtcaggaattgtgaaactgagtttaaatgtatttgactaaggtgtatgtaaacttctgacttcaactgtaaatgctgacACACCACCTTACTTTCCCTACAATGCATGACAGCTCAGTAGGCACAGTCATACCAGTGTCCTACAGCTTGTCAACAGTCCAACAGCTTGTGTTGTTCCCCTTGTTAACAGAGTGCTCAGTTCTTCAAAGTCACCACAGAGAACTTCAAGAAGGGCAGAGAGGATGCTCACAACACCTTCAAGTGAGTAGCATCGTTATTGGGGCTGGGATTTGCCAGGGACCTCCCAAAATGATTGTATCGCTATACTTAGGTGCCGGTTCGTGACTTtgattttattgcaatttgaGTTCCAAACATTGCTAGGGCTGGCACAATAACCATGTAACCGACAGTTATGGATGAAGAAATACAATTACCGCTATAACCGAacaaacagctgactgaagacgggaTGGTTAGGTGTTCAGTCCGTTTCTACGGTAACTTGGACTCTTAACAACGAGATGAAGCTGTGTTACcccttgctgaaacaagcaaggtgTTGTAGCAAACAATGAATAGGAtgggcttggaacctctaaccctggcaatttgataggtaaactcatgggtacaatgactgcctggtattgtgatgcaataatttccatggtaatggagaatgttcattcaaattatgttaactgatgtggctcatgcaacGGAATGTTTTTATGTCCgttgagttgaatcaacaaatcacagcacatattgATGGGTGCATTTCCTGCTTTTACGTCCTCCTTTGTTCCTATGGATACACTCGCAATggccgccagtccacccattatgccatcattgacttgaattcAAACacccgttctattcattctaatTTTATGGAATCACATGCagttaggaggagaggagaaaatgtaCATCCATTTTTATTTTGTCTTATATATATTCAAACTGTTATTTCCATGTTAATTTGGCTGGTCAATTaccgtcatccaaaattccatgacctTCACAGAACTACATATGCTCACCATATGTCAGCTACAGAGGGACACGCGACAGCATGACAAAATTAGTTTTGATCAGTcgtggaaataaaagtgctgaacatGTTGGATTActatttaaaaagatggagaacaagctataggatgaaaaataccagCGTTTTGTCGGAGATACAGCCGACTAACTCTACctaacaacattttttaaaataaaaatcaatACTTGGAGTCAAGTATCGATTTATAATATCGTCCAAAAATCATATCGCGATATGTTTTGGTCTCCCCATTGCTCATCGTTTCACTGGGTCGTGGGCTTAAGGTTTTTATTTCCTTTACTATTTAACCTGGTAGGTTATTGAGAAAACATTGTTGGACAAAAACAAACTGTCTTGACTGGGCTGACTATGGTATAGTAGGATGTgtctataatctctctctctctctattcccagGCGTGTTGACATCAAGCCAGTGTGTGGTGACCTGCAGAGTCAGATCCTGAAGTGCTACAGGGAGAACACTGGACAGACCCTCACCTGCTCTGGCATCGCCAACTTGTACATGAAGTGTGTGGACAACCACAAGGTCTCACACATCTTTATTTCTctctgaaaaacacacacacagactgaaagTGAAACACACACCTCTATTGTGAGCTGACATTTTAGTCAAGCCCTGTTCTTCTTCTTTGTTTTTCAGACTAAGAGCATTGGAGGTTAGAAGAGCCTAATTTTTCACCAATGGCGTTACTGTTTAACTAGAGGGACAGGAGCTGAACGCCATCAGCCATCGAGACGCACCAAAAACCAGTTGAACTGTTCTGAGACCATGACCACCACAGCTGAAGACACTCCTGCTCCaccatcccttcctcccatccatGGTATCTGtattaatcccccccccccccccgagaggGTCAGAGGTAGAATGAGGAGCCCATGTCCTGACCCAGTACAGGCTAGAGGCTGGTACTGATGTCAAAGGATGTGAGAGAGAGCGCACAATATGGTTCTTGGGTACACAAATGGACAGTGCTACTAGCACTACACTGACAGAAAATGGACATTGTTACCATGACTACACTATGACAAGAAATGGAACCGGAAATGCAACACGTGCACTACACTATGACAGAAAATTGACATTGTTACCATGACTACACTATGACAGAAAATGAAACCGGAAATGCAACACGTGCACTACACTGACAGAAAATGGACATTGTTACCATGACTACACTATGACAGGAAATGGAACCGGAAATGCAACACGTGCACTACACTATGACAGAAAATGGACATTGTTACCATGACTACACTATGACAGGAAATGGAACCGGAAATGCAACACGTGCACTACACTATGACAGAAAATGGACATTGTTACTGTGACAGGAAATGTGAGACATCTCATCCCTGACTGAATATAAAATGCTTTATACATCTCCACCAAATGGAAATATTGGGATTACGCTTTTGCCGTTGACAGCAGTATGAAACATAATGGAATGGCCAAGTTGTGAAAGAtattgtttattgtttgtttGTTGAGTTAATACGCACCTATGCCTTAATGTCCTATCAAAACACAAATGTTGCCTatggaaaaaaaatattgtaattttGATCTTTATTGTTATAAAATACAAACGGATATGGGGGTGGAAACTGACTGTGCcttccaaatgacatcctattccctgTGAAGTGCACTACTTCATAGTGCACTTCACCATTTCATAGTGCACTATGACCAAGTGTGAGGTCTGGCCCATGGGCTCGGGCCAAAACTAGTGCAAAAGTAGTGCATAGTGTGTAATTTGGGCCAGACGTCACACTTGGTCGCCACAGACCAAACCAAGACATATTTGTCACATTGTTCATGGAGGGTGTGAACGGGAGTTGTTCTGAAACCCCCATCAGCCTTCCTATTGGAATTTATATTGTTTCAGCTATAAGAATGTTTATTGGAAATATAACAAAATTGCTTTGTTTGAGTAGCACTGCCCTCCTGTGGACATGGTTAGAATTAcgcattttatatatttttattcaaccttttatttaactaggcaagtcggttaagaacaaattcttatttacaatgatggccttccCTGGCCAAACGcagacgacgcttggccaattgtgcgccaccctatggtactcccaatcacggccggatgtgatacagcctagattcgaaccagggactgtagtgacgcctcttgccatagaccgctgcgccactgggGAGAGGATAACAAGTAAACAATTGACCCCAAATGTCACTCTTTTTAAAGGGTTGTTTTAACTTAATCACATCTAGTGTACCCTACTTGTGTGGAAATGTATCATCTTCCGATACCTGTCGCTGCGTATTATCTACTGCGCTCGTGTTTTGGCCATTAGATTGCGCACCTTTTTCCGAGTACTGCAGAATGCAGAGATCGGGCGACCCGTGTACATACTCAACTGTAGGTCTACCACATCTGTTGCATGTCGGATTTCTAATCTACCACTTCGGAGTTCCCTTAAATTTCCAAAGAGAGAAGTCGCACATTATCGCATGGATACGATGACAGAATAGATACGGAAAAGCAAAGTGCGCAACGGACCACAAAAACAACGGTCAAAGCGAGCGCACGGAACGTCCCACCTCCATCCATTCCACTCGGAACGGCATAAGTGCGGTGGACCACACCATCCGCGACTCGCGCTTCATCTGCAGGGCGGGGAGACGGACACCTGCACGGAAGCTTCGCCATTTGCTTGTACAAGCAAgtttgacattttattttatcttAATTTCAATTATATAAATACAATGATTTACTGTATCCCAGTTGGATTATTTGATGCTGAAGTGTGGTGTTTTATTATGCAGATTCTAAGTAAGCTAGGCTAATATATTTAATTGTAGCTACAATAACGGTGGCCAACGATGGTAATTTGTTTTTATTAAATAGTCTATAGAAATGTTTTTGTAGACTAGTGTGACTAGTGGAATTGATGCTGCGCAATGTTTTTGTAGACTAGTGTGACTAGAGGAATTGATGCTGCGCAATGTTTTTGTAGACTAGTGTGACTAGAGGAATTGATGCTGCGCAATGTTTTTGTAGACTAGAGGAATTGATGCTGCACAATGTTTTTGTAGACTAGTGTGACTAGAGGAATTGAAGCTGCGCAATGTTTTTGTAGACTAGTGTGACTAGAGGAATTGATGCTGCGCAATGTTTTTGTAGACTAGTGTGACTAGAGGAATTGATGCTGCGCAATGTTTTTGTAGACTAATGTGACTAGAGGAATTGATGCTGCGCAATGTTTTTGTAGACTAGTGTGACTAGAGGAATTGATGCTGCGCAATGTTTTTGTAGACTAGTGTGACTAGAGGAATTGATGTTGCGCAATGTTTTTGTAGACTAATGTGACTAGAGGAATTGATGGTGGGCAATGTTTTTGTAGACTAGTGTGACTA harbors:
- the LOC139375677 gene encoding MICOS complex subunit MIC19-like isoform X1 produces the protein MKVKRQEFEKQLYEVKVQARAQAQAVAQAQIQEEVKKILDVEKASQGENLMAAIEKERMTTEDERLMAQLYWIELKAHKLVEKENQVKKQDALFREQVAKLEEKSAQFFKVTTENFKKGREDAHNTFKRVDIKPVCGDLQSQILKCYRENTGQTLTCSGIANLYMKCVDNHKTKSIGG
- the LOC139375677 gene encoding MICOS complex subunit MIC19-like isoform X2; this encodes MKVKRQEFEKQLYEVKVQARAQAQAVAQAQIQEEVKKILDVEKASQGENLMAAIEKERMTTEDERLMAQLYAHKLVEKENQVKKQDALFREQVAKLEEKSAQFFKVTTENFKKGREDAHNTFKRVDIKPVCGDLQSQILKCYRENTGQTLTCSGIANLYMKCVDNHKTKSIGG